Proteins encoded within one genomic window of Saccharopolyspora pogona:
- a CDS encoding ParB/RepB/Spo0J family partition protein → MTERRGGLGRGIAALIPSGPPAGAPPAGADGAALRRPVLRGPKPAEPAAEPVSRETGGTVAGAVYREIAISSITPNPKQPRQVFDEEALQELQHSIREFGLMQPIVVRELETDQFELIMGERRWRASQLAGLEFIPAIVRKTQDDELLRDALLENIHRVQLNPLEEASAYQQLLEEFGVTHDELADRIGRSRPVITNTIRLLRLPMVVQRRVAAGVLSAGHARALLGLDDAGAQEDLAKRIVAEGMSVRATEEAVTLQKSEGPGKDKAAAKKPIQAPGFDRLADRLSNHFDTRVKVERGQRKGRIVVEFGSVDDLERLAELILGDEALRIRDQ, encoded by the coding sequence ATGACCGAGCGTCGAGGTGGTCTTGGCCGCGGCATCGCCGCGCTGATCCCCAGCGGTCCCCCGGCAGGCGCTCCCCCGGCGGGTGCCGACGGCGCTGCGTTGCGCAGACCGGTGCTGCGCGGACCGAAGCCCGCCGAACCCGCGGCGGAGCCGGTTTCACGTGAAACCGGCGGGACCGTGGCCGGCGCGGTCTACCGCGAGATCGCCATTTCCTCGATCACGCCGAACCCCAAGCAGCCGCGTCAGGTCTTCGACGAGGAGGCGCTGCAGGAGCTACAGCACTCCATCCGCGAGTTCGGTCTGATGCAGCCCATCGTGGTGCGGGAGCTGGAGACCGACCAGTTCGAGCTGATCATGGGCGAGCGCCGGTGGCGCGCTTCCCAGTTGGCCGGGCTGGAGTTCATCCCGGCGATCGTCCGCAAGACGCAGGACGACGAGCTGCTCCGGGACGCGCTGCTGGAGAACATCCACCGGGTTCAGCTCAACCCGCTCGAAGAGGCGTCGGCCTACCAGCAGCTGCTGGAGGAGTTCGGTGTGACGCACGACGAGCTGGCCGACCGGATTGGCCGCAGCCGCCCGGTCATCACCAACACCATCCGGCTGCTGCGGCTGCCGATGGTGGTGCAGCGGCGGGTAGCGGCCGGGGTGCTCTCGGCCGGGCACGCCCGCGCGCTGCTCGGCCTGGACGACGCCGGGGCCCAGGAGGATCTGGCCAAGCGGATTGTCGCGGAGGGCATGTCGGTCCGGGCGACGGAGGAGGCGGTGACGCTCCAGAAGTCGGAGGGCCCGGGGAAGGATAAGGCGGCGGCGAAGAAGCCGATCCAGGCCCCCGGCTTCGACCGGTTGGCAGATCGGCTGTCGAACCACTTCGACACCAGGGTCAAGGTGGAGCGCGGCCAGCGGAAGGGGCGGATCGTCGTCGAGTTCGGGTCGGTCGACGATCTCGAGCGGCTCGCGGAGTTGATCTTGGGCGATGAAGCGTTGCGGATCCGCGATCAATGA
- a CDS encoding D-alanine--D-alanine ligase family protein gives MSDRWVAVLAGGLSHEREVSLRSGRRLSAALRSVGATVAEWDADARLLSRIEQERPDAVVVALHGGEGENGAVQAVLDMVGVPYVGTGPHACRRAWDKPTAKAELARSGLATPDWVALPHATFRELGAQAVLDALVAKLGLPLMLKPDQGGSALGAHVVRDAAELPAAMVGALSYGDAVLVEQFVEGTEVAITVIDGPDGPEALPAVQIEPADGVYDYTARYTAGLTSYHAPAEVPAEAAAAAGELAIAAHRLLGLRDVSRTDAIIDRDGTPHFLEVNVSPGLTETSLLPMAVEAAGRSLGEVFATLVDRAIARSR, from the coding sequence GTGTCTGATCGCTGGGTTGCCGTGCTCGCAGGGGGGCTGTCGCACGAGCGCGAGGTGTCGCTGCGCTCCGGGCGCCGATTGTCCGCCGCACTGCGTTCGGTCGGCGCGACCGTGGCGGAGTGGGATGCCGACGCCCGGCTGCTGTCCCGCATCGAACAGGAGCGCCCCGACGCCGTCGTGGTCGCCCTGCACGGCGGGGAAGGAGAGAACGGCGCGGTGCAGGCCGTGCTGGACATGGTCGGTGTCCCGTACGTCGGCACCGGCCCGCATGCTTGCCGCCGGGCTTGGGACAAGCCGACCGCCAAGGCCGAGCTGGCGCGCTCCGGGCTTGCCACGCCGGACTGGGTTGCGTTGCCGCATGCAACGTTCCGCGAGCTCGGCGCGCAGGCCGTGCTGGACGCGCTCGTGGCCAAGCTCGGGCTGCCGTTGATGCTCAAGCCGGACCAGGGCGGGTCGGCGCTGGGCGCGCACGTGGTGCGCGACGCCGCCGAGCTCCCCGCGGCGATGGTGGGCGCGCTGTCCTACGGCGACGCGGTGCTCGTCGAGCAGTTCGTCGAGGGGACCGAGGTGGCGATCACCGTCATCGACGGGCCGGATGGACCGGAGGCGTTGCCCGCGGTGCAGATCGAGCCGGCGGACGGGGTTTACGACTACACCGCCCGCTACACCGCCGGGCTCACCAGCTACCACGCACCCGCCGAGGTCCCGGCCGAAGCCGCCGCCGCTGCGGGCGAGCTGGCGATCGCCGCACACCGACTACTCGGGCTCCGCGACGTCTCGCGGACGGACGCGATCATCGACCGGGACGGGACGCCGCACTTCCTGGAAGTCAACGTGTCGCCCGGACTAACCGAGACCTCGCTGCTGCCGATGGCGGTCGAGGCCGCCGGACGGTCACTGGGGGAGGTCTTCGCGACGCTCGTCGATCGCGCGATCGCGCGATCGCGGTGA
- a CDS encoding aminotransferase-like domain-containing protein: MSDHGSQPATPEQPSPPEKPARNLDAYRAHYAERTTGMTASEIRALFAVASRPEVVSLAGGMPNLAALPLDSLAAEVARLISVDGQVALQYGSAHGVPELREQICEVMALEGITAHPDDVMVTAGSQMALDMVTRIFCDPGDVILAEGPSYVGALGSFAAYQAEVVHVAMDEDGLQPEALRQAIANVTAQGKRIKFLYTIPNFHNPGGITLALPRRSEILEICAQHGILVVEDNPYGLLGFDGQPHPALRSMDADNVVYLGSFSKTFASGLRVGWVLAPHAIREKLVLTAESATLCPPTLNQMIVSRYLSTHDWLGQIKIFQEQYRERRDAMLSALEQYMPPGCTWTRPDGGFFVWLTVPEGVDTKAMLPRAVTQRVAYVSGTGFYRDGFGSRQMRLSFCYPTPERIREGVRRLANTLTEEMELVRTFGTVPQRSVPGPQAPSPDTA, translated from the coding sequence ATGTCGGACCACGGAAGCCAGCCGGCCACGCCGGAACAGCCCAGCCCGCCCGAGAAGCCCGCACGCAACCTGGACGCGTACCGGGCGCACTACGCGGAGCGGACCACCGGGATGACTGCCTCCGAGATCCGAGCTCTCTTCGCAGTCGCGAGCCGCCCCGAGGTGGTCTCGCTGGCCGGCGGCATGCCGAACCTCGCCGCGCTGCCGCTGGACTCGCTGGCCGCCGAGGTCGCCCGCCTCATCTCCGTCGATGGCCAGGTCGCGCTGCAGTACGGCTCCGCGCACGGCGTGCCGGAGCTGCGCGAGCAGATCTGCGAGGTCATGGCGCTGGAGGGGATCACCGCGCACCCGGACGACGTGATGGTCACCGCGGGCTCCCAGATGGCCCTGGACATGGTCACCCGCATCTTCTGCGACCCGGGCGACGTCATCCTCGCCGAGGGCCCGTCCTACGTCGGCGCGCTCGGCTCGTTCGCCGCGTACCAGGCCGAGGTCGTGCACGTCGCGATGGACGAGGACGGCCTGCAGCCGGAGGCACTGCGCCAGGCCATCGCCAACGTGACCGCGCAGGGCAAGCGGATCAAGTTCCTCTACACCATTCCGAACTTCCACAACCCGGGCGGCATCACGCTGGCCCTGCCGCGGCGCTCCGAGATCCTGGAGATCTGCGCCCAGCACGGCATCCTCGTGGTGGAGGACAACCCGTACGGCCTGCTCGGATTCGACGGCCAGCCGCACCCCGCGCTGCGCAGCATGGATGCGGACAACGTCGTCTACCTCGGTTCGTTCTCCAAGACGTTCGCCTCCGGGCTGCGCGTCGGCTGGGTGCTGGCGCCGCACGCTATCCGGGAGAAGCTGGTGCTGACCGCCGAGTCGGCCACGCTGTGCCCGCCCACGCTGAACCAGATGATCGTGTCCCGCTACCTGAGCACGCACGACTGGCTGGGGCAGATCAAGATCTTCCAGGAGCAGTACCGGGAGCGGCGCGACGCGATGCTCAGCGCGCTCGAGCAGTACATGCCGCCGGGTTGCACGTGGACGCGCCCCGACGGCGGCTTCTTCGTCTGGCTCACCGTGCCGGAGGGCGTGGACACCAAGGCGATGCTGCCCCGCGCGGTGACCCAGCGGGTCGCGTACGTGTCGGGCACCGGGTTCTACCGCGACGGGTTCGGCAGCCGGCAGATGCGCTTGTCGTTCTGCTACCCGACACCGGAGCGGATCCGCGAGGGCGTCCGACGGCTGGCCAACACGCTGACCGAGGAGATGGAGCTGGTCCGCACCTTCGGCACGGTGCCCCAGCGTAGCGTCCCGGGCCCGCAGGCTCCGTCGCCCGACACAGCGTAG
- a CDS encoding GNAT family N-acetyltransferase, with protein sequence MSRRVVGVTLDNLDHLPQRCRRCVFWELAPHVREQAEEFGETELEKEAWVSSVLLEWGSCGRIVYVDGVPAGYAMYAPPAAVPRSSAFPTAPVSADAVLLTALRVLPEFEHGGLGRILVQNVAKDLTRRGVKAVEAFGDLAGSAESCVIPAGFLQQVGFKTVRQHPKWPRMRLELRTAISWKEDVEAALERLLSSVTIKTAEPVVGGA encoded by the coding sequence GTGTCGCGACGCGTCGTCGGCGTCACGCTGGACAACCTCGACCACCTGCCCCAGCGGTGTCGCCGATGTGTTTTCTGGGAGTTGGCGCCGCACGTCCGGGAGCAGGCCGAGGAGTTCGGCGAGACCGAACTGGAGAAGGAGGCTTGGGTCTCCAGCGTGCTGCTGGAGTGGGGCTCCTGCGGCCGCATCGTCTACGTGGACGGCGTTCCGGCGGGGTACGCGATGTACGCGCCGCCCGCGGCCGTGCCGCGCTCCAGCGCCTTCCCCACAGCCCCGGTGAGTGCGGACGCGGTGTTGCTGACCGCGCTGCGCGTGCTGCCGGAGTTCGAGCACGGTGGGCTGGGGCGGATCCTGGTGCAGAACGTGGCGAAGGACCTGACCCGGCGCGGGGTGAAGGCCGTGGAGGCCTTCGGCGACCTGGCGGGCTCCGCCGAGAGCTGCGTGATCCCGGCGGGCTTCTTGCAGCAGGTCGGCTTCAAGACGGTTCGCCAGCACCCCAAGTGGCCCAGGATGCGGCTTGAGCTGCGCACCGCGATCTCCTGGAAGGAAGACGTGGAGGCGGCGCTGGAGCGGCTGCTGAGCTCGGTGACGATCAAGACGGCCGAACCGGTCGTAGGCGGCGCCTGA